The DNA segment GGTCTTCTCCATATTGAATGGCAAAATCAATATGCTGCAATACAATGTTCATGCTTTCTTCATCTGACTGATCGTAAGGCAAAAATCGAACCATGCTGTAGTCATCAATCTACAagttgcagatttcaagaaaagttCATTCTGAAGTTGTGcaaaatacataattttcaaCTTATATTTGAGTTTTATAACCATTTATACTTCTGAATAAAAACACTGATGTATttaggggaagaggaggaggagggatagCTAGACACAGAGAGTAAATCATTGATTTTTCTGACTTCTGATTGGCTAGAACACTTGTTAGCTTATTACTTTAACTAGACACTGTTTCACGGCTATTTATCTGAATTCAACAACCACTGGAAATTTCACAGGAGCACAAACAGTCCTGAACTCTCCAAATGGCTAGAAATAATGAGATGTTAGTTAATTTATTGGCCACTACCAATAACTACTTCTAAATTAAACTGCTGACTAACCAGCCCACAGCCCTTTTCCTTCCTCCACTTTGCAGAAAATAGGGATGAACTGTGCTTTTTATAAAGGCGGCAAATGACTGGACACAGGCAAACATTTGACCAGGTGtttaggaaaaaaacccaaaaaacttcaacttttttttttaatctttttttttttttggagacagagtttttttcttgttgctcaacctccgcctcccaggttcaagcaattctcctgcctcagcctcccaagtagctgggattacaggcgtgtgccaccatgcccggctaattttgtatttttagtagagacggtgtttcaccatgttggtcagcctggtcttgaactcctgatctcaagtgatccacccaccttggcctcccaaagcgctgggattataggtgtgagccgctgcgcgcctggccccctttttgtttttttgagatggggtctctctgccacccaggctggaacacagtggcatgatcatggctcactacagccttgacctcccaggctcaagggatcctcccacctcagcctccagagtggaactacaggcgtgcagcatcatgcctggcttttttgtttttttttttttttgagtcttgctgttgttggactgggctggagtgcaatggcactatcttggctcactgcaacctccaccttctgtgttccagcaactctcctgcctcagcctcccaaatagctaggattacaggcatgcgccaccatgcctggctaatttttgaattttttagtagagacggggtttcaccatgttggccaggctggtctcgaactcctgacctcaggtgatccacccacctcagcctcccaaagaactgggattacaggcataaatcactgcacctggcctaatttttttttttttttttgaaacaaagtcttgctctgttgcccaggctggactgcagtagcgtgatctccactcactgcaacctccaccaccaggttcaactgattcttctgcctcaggctcccgagtactgggattacaagtgcacaccaccatgtccagataactttttttttgtatttttagtagagacagggtttcaccatgttggccaggcttggtcTCGCACTCTTAACCTCAAATGATCAGCCTGccctggctcccaaagtgctaggattacaggtgtgagccactgtgcctggcctaatttaaaaattgtttttagtgACAGagttgttgcccacgctggtcttgaactcctggactcaatcttcccgccttggtctgccaaagtgctaggattacaggcatgagtcactgcacctggccaaaaaatcCAAACTTTAAAAGCTTACCAGTCCACATATAGCTTTAgtcattttcttgaattttttgcTTCTTAAGTCACTTGTAGAATCTTCTAATAAAGAATACATGTCTGGATCTAAAAAcctttaaaagagagaaagactgaTGAATTCAGGAGACTAGGTTTATAAACCAACCAAACTTCCCGTCTAAATAAAACAGAAGGTTCATCTCTGCAATTGAGATCTGATAATGGAAGAAGAGTGAACTCACTTCTCAATTTCCTTTTTCGCTTTTTTACTCAGCAGATCCATTTTTGTCATGATGTTGACTTGTGGAATTTCTAGAGAGATCATGGCACTTAGGGCTGCCAAGATGCCAGAAATAAACTgaaggaggaaacagaaaagggaagatgAACTGACTGTTGCCAACAAAGTTACCTGGCCTTTGCATAAAGAGTCTTCTATTCCTCACTGGAACAGAACTGGcctaaataaaagaaatgcaggctgggcatggtggctcacacctgtaatccagcactttgggaggccaaggtgggcagatcacctgaggtcaggagttcaagaccagcctagccaacatggtgaaaccttgtctctactaacaatacaaaattagccgggcgtggtggcacgtgcctgtaatcccagctacttgggagtaacgaggcaggagaatcacttgaacccaggaggcggaggttccagtgagccaagatcgcaccaccacactccagcctgggcaacaagagcgaaactcggtctcaaaaaaaaaaaaaaaaaaaaagaaagaaatgctagtTCAGAACatgtggaaaaggcaaaattattattttattaaaagaaatgctagccatatagaaaaaaaaaaatgttccctaATCAGATGCTTGACCCTTGGTTCCCAAAGGTGAGGGAAGATATAGATAACATACAGTGATCACAAATCTCAATTTAGAcagcattttaatttcctttcccaTCTACTATTCCTTAAGAGctattaataaaaaatttgatCTAGGTAGTTCATAAACTGGTCAAAAggtcctcagaaaattaaaaatagacttttataAAATAGCCATCTGCTTCAGTTTTTTCTCTCCCGCTACCCCCCCCccttttctttagagacagagtctcactctgtcactcaggctggtgtgcaatggtgcgatcttggcgatctcaactcactgcaacctctgcttcctgtactcaagcaatcctcccacttcagcttcccaagtagctgggactacaggcacgtgccacaatgcctagctaatttttgtatttgttgtagagacagggtctcactctgttgcccaagcaggtctggaactcctgggctcaagcaatcctcctgccttggcctcccaaagtgctgagattataggtgtgagccactttgcccaacAACCTCAGTTTTTTCTTGGTAAGCAGTTCTTCTTAAATCTTTATGATATAATAAATTTACTATTTTTGATTTACAacatattataataatttaataacaaAAGGGATACTAAGTAACTCTGGAATCATTTGTGAAATGTTCAGAATCACACAATAATTAAAGGGAATTGTCATCTGCTTGTACTCATAGTTTAAAAATCTATAagagactttgggaggccaaggcaggtagatcacttgatgtttgaggtcaggagtttgagactagcctggccaacatggtaaaaccccgtctctactaaaaatacaaaaattagccaggcatggtggcacgcacctgtaattccagctactcaggaggctgaggcacaagaatcacttgaaccgggaggcagaggttgcagtgagttgagatcacgccactgtgctccagcctgggcaacagagtaagactctgtctcaaaaaaaaaaaaaaaaaaaagaaaagaaatccgtAAGAGATTTAGCTTCAGACCTTGAATGACTCCACCATGAACTGAGAATCAACAAGAAAAACTCCACAGACTCGGAACTCCCACTGCTCGAGCTGCTGGACCAGTTGTTTCATCACAGGCAGGTGAGTGTACAACTCAATCTGACCTACATGAAGAGTATTGCAAGAATTTTAGAAACAGCAAATATGTTAAATCATCAAGttagaggaaacaaattttcCCCATAAgatggataaaaataaaagccaacacATTTTTAAGGGGCCCACAGCCTCTCAAAGCAATCATAAAACCTAAGGTACTGCCACCATAGGACTCCCTATTACGTTTTATGTAGAAAATGAGGTTCTCTggttgggcagggtggctcatgcctgtaatcccagcactttgggaggctgtggtgagtggatcacttggggccaggagttcaagaccagtctggccaacatagtgaaaccctgtctctactaaaaatacaaaaaaattagccaggcgtggtggtgcgtgcctgtggtcccagctactccttgggatgctgaggcacaagaatcgcttaaacccgggaggaggcagctgcagtgagccaagatcacgccactgcactccagcctgggtgatagagtaagactccgtctttaaaaaaaaaaaaaaaaaagaaagaaaagaaaaaagaaagaacgaacATGAGGTTCTTCACACTTTAGTTTTCTGCCAATCAATGTGAGTGCTACTGACCAGATACCAtggctcacacacctgtaatcccagcattttgggaggctaaagtgggaggatagcttgagcccaggactttgagacctgcctgagcaATAcaatatctctacaaaaataaataaataagtgatacAAAGATATCTATAGTTTGGGAATATTCATCAAGCTGTATACTTATGACATATATCCTTTTCTGTGGGTATATGTATGGTCAATTAAAAGCAAGGGGAAAAAAGTGAGGGACATAAATGGTCAAAGCCAGGTCAGGCTCAAGTTGAAAATTCAcaatttgggctgggcgtggtggctcacacaagtaatcccagcatttgggaagccgaggcaggtgaatcacctaaggtctggagtttgagaccagcctggccaacatagtgaaaccctgtctctactaaaaatacaaaaattagccgggtgtggtggtgggcacctgtaatcccagctacttgggaagctgagacaggagaatcacttgaacccaggaagtggagactggagtgagccaagatggcgccatcatactccagcctgagtgacaggagtgaaactctgtctcaaaaaaaaaaaaaaaagaaaagaaaaaagaaaaaaaaaaaagaaaattcactatTTGGCTTCAGAAGCCATGTGCTATTATCTTTCTCCTACCAGTCACACCTCATGACAATTGCCTCTTTATTATGCTCCAGCCACATCGGCCTTTTCAGTGCCTTAAAACAGCATTGTTCCTTCCTCCTGGGAGGTGTTCAGCAGGCTGTGCCCTCtgctttcctcagcctccagcccAGCTGAAAGGCCGCATCAGATGCCTCTCTAACCGCCATTATCTGTGTGATGATCTGTACTATTCCTGTGGAATACTCAATGACAACTGAATATTAAATAATCATTTGGACGCTATTTCTTTGTACTGTCTTAAGTTCTGCCAAACTGTGAGCTCCATGAGGCCAGAGACCATGGCTATCTGTGCTCTATGGTATTCCCAGTGTACAAATCAAGCACTCAATagatatacttttttttgtttgcttttgagtcagagtctcactctgttgcccaggctggaatgtagtgatgcgattttggctcactgcaagctccacctcctgggttcatgccattctcctgcctcagcctcccgagtagctgggactacaggcgcccgccaccacacccagctaattttttgtatttttagtagagatgggtttcaccatgttagccaggatggtctcgatctcctgacttcgtgatccacccacctcggcctcccaaagtgctgggattacaagcatgagccactgcacccggcctcaataGATAGACTTAATAAGTCACAGCCATTGAATAAGAATAGCTTGGTACTCTACTGCAGTATAGTTTAGAGCTACAAATGCTCACTCTCCCTTCTCCTATTAAGGATGGAACTATCAAGACTTTAAGGAAAGCATTCAAATTGTTGATTCACCTGGACAATCAAAAAGTATATAGTCGTCCTCTACATGGCCAAGACAGTTCTCCAGCCAGTCAAAGTTATTGGCAAAGTACTCCATGCAAAATACCAATCCTCCATTGGGACCAAATCGCAGAGAATCATCCTCCATTACATCATCCACCTCGATCAGTTCCCGGATGTCTGAAAAGGACAAATAGGGCCCAGAATACATGTGTCCCTTCAAAAATTGTTATCCTTACTACAAATAGAACATAAAAGTTAATAATTACATAAAAAACTCATATGCAGGAAATTATTTATGTACATGGCTTTTCACTGTAGCAGTGTCCATCAATAGAGAAATTAGCAAATAAATTATTGTTCAGccagacaatggaatactacacagtcataaatgGGGAAAATCTCTTTAAGTATTAACAATAATACAACCTCCTAGGCATATTGTTCAGTGAAAAATGCAAGGTACAGAACTGTGTAAGAATGCTATCATTGGTgttaataaaagacaaaaattcacTACATAGACATAATACATATACATCTTGAATTTTATGTGCACAGGCTATGAAAGAACACACCAGAAACTGGTAACACTGGCTGCTCCCAGGAAGGGGAGCTGATTGCTGGGATGCAGAGCTGAGAGGAAGATGTTTTCCTGTATACTTACTCTTTAGTACTTTTACGTTATGAACCATGTGAATATGTATTACCTATTCCTAAAAAGTACAAaacgaaaaaaagaaaactgattaccatttcttttttttttttttgagacggagtcttgctctgtgccccaggctggagtgcagtggcgcgatctcggctcactgcaagctccgccccccgggttcacaccattctcctgcctcagcctcccaagtagctgggactacaggcgcccaccaccacacccggctagttttttgtatttttttttagtagagacggggtttcacggtgttagccaggatggtctcaatctcctgaccttgtgatccgcccacctcggcctcccaaagtaacaCTAAGGTAACTATTtgacctccctgagcctcacttTCTTTATCCTGGGGTAGAAGGATGAGAACTATGAGATAATGTATCAAAATCACTAACAGGAGCtcggcgcagtgactcatgcctgtaatcccaacacttttggagggtgaggcaggtggatcacttgaggtcaggagttcaagaccagcctggtcaacatgctgaaacctgtctctactaaaaatatacaaattaggctgggtgtggtggctcacgcatgtaattctagcactttgggaggccaaggtgagggaatcatgagatcaggagttcgagaccagcctggccaatatggtgaagccccatctctactaaaaatacaaaaattagccaggcgtggtggtgcatgcctgtagttctagctactccggaggctgaggcaggagaattacttgaacccaggaggcggaggttgcagtgagccaagatcacgccattgcactcaagcccaggcgacagagcaagactccatctcaaacaaaaacaaaaacaaacaaaaatagaaaaattagtcaggtgtgctggcatgtgcctgtaatcccagctgctcgagaggctgaggcaggagaattacttgaacccaggaggcagaggttgcagtgagatgtcatggtgccactgcactccagcctgggcagcagagacagACTCtgcctcagggaaaaaaaaaaaaaatcaccaacagGAGAGGCTTAAAAAATTCTGGTATGGTTATCTTACTAATTTTTAGGAATCAGTATATAGAATTTTCTACCTTaggtttttacttatttttgtgcTCAAACCTACACTCTCCATTCACAAAGAATTGAGCTTCATTCACAGACACATTTATACTGACAACACCTTCCTACCCCTCCCCCAGCGATAAATAACAGATAACTGATCCAAATTGGGACAATAAAtctggctttctttctttttagacagggtctcactctgctgcccaggctggagcgcagtggcataatcatggctctctgcaaccttgacctcgtaggctcaagtgatcccaccacctcagcctcctgagtgctgggaatacaggcgtctGCCGgcatgccaggctaatttctatatttcttgtagagatggggtttcaccatgctgcccaggctggtcttactcctgggctcaagccatccatctgccttggcctcccaaagtgctgggattacaggcatgagtcacagtgcccaTCCTAAGTCCTCTTTTTAACTAAGCTAGCTTAGAGTGGTTTCCGTTTGCTGCAACCAAATGGTTCCAAAGTAATCCAATGCTTTTTTTCTCAAAGATAAGCATTTCacatctctccctctcccttcaaTCTGCCTTTCCGCAACCTGCTCACTCATTAACAGAAATCAAAAGTTTCTCTTTGCACTTAGTGAGTGCAAAGAGAACGTCCCCAAACCTAAAACGACCTGTCTCCCTCCACAGGAAATGATTATCATACACTCAACAAAGCTGCAAGAGTCACCCTTGATTCCTTACTTTCCTATGCCTTCTTGGTTCAATCCCCCACAAAATGCTATTAATTCAACTTGCAAAATATACTGAATCTGTCAGCTTCCTTATATCTCCACCATGACCACCCTAGTACTGGTGTACACCTGGCTAACTACAACAGCCACAGTGCAGgttgtacttctttttttaattttgagacagtttcgctcttgttgcccaggctggagtgcaatggtgcgatcttggctcaccagaacctctgcctcccgggttcaagcgattctcttgcctcagcctcccgagtagctggtattacaggcatgtgccaccatgcccagctaattttgtatttttggtagagacggggtttctccatgttggtcaggctggtctcgaactcccgacctcaggtgaccacccacctcggcctcccaaaatgctgggattacaggcatgagccaccgtgcccagccatgcaGGTTGTACTTCTACTGTCAACCCACTAAAGTCAATTTTTCATCTAAGCAcctgagttattttttaaaacataaatcaggccaagtgcggtggctcatgcctattattccagcactttcagaagtCAAGctggtgggtcacttgagcccaggagttcgagaccagcctgggcaatgagaccagcctgggccacatgatgaaaccccacctctacaaataatacaaaaattacccaggcatgatagtgtgtgcctgtagtcccagctacttgggagactgaggtaggaggatggcttgagtctagAAGGTTGAGACTACAATAAGCTGTGATCAGGCTACTgtactacagcctaggtgacagagtgagaccttgtctcaaaaacaaaacaaaacaacaacaacaacaaaggccggatgcagtggctcacacctctaatcccagcactttgggagactgaggccggcagactgcttgagctcaggagtttgagaccagtctgggcagcatggtgaaaccctgtctctacaaaaaaaaaaaaaaaaaaaaaaaattataaaattagccaggcatggtggcacgcacctatagtaccagctacttgggaggctgaggtgggaggatggcttcagctcaggaggcaaaggttgtgaaactgcactccagcctgcgcgacagagctggaccctgtctcaaaaaaaccaaaaaacccccaaaacataCATCAAATGTCAAtcctttcctcttcttaaaaCCCTCTAGTGGCACCCCACTGACAACAGGATAAAATCCCATCTTCTCATGTCCTGTTAGCCTCTACCTACTTCTTTCTTTCAGTGATTACGCTTCAGCTCACTGACATCTTGGCTTTCCTGGAGAACACCAAATCCTTTCTCACCTctaggctatttatttatttattttatttttcagagatggaTCTTgcaatattgcccaggctggacttgaactcctgggctcaagtgatcctcccacatcagcctcccaagtagctaggactacaggcacatgtcccTGCACCCAGCTTGGCATATTTAATGATCTAAATGTTCCCTCATTTTGGAAGGCTTTTCCTCAGTCTGAGGAGCATATTACCATCCTTCAGGTCTAGGCTCAAAGATCCCCTCCTCAGAGTCACCATCCTCCCTAACAATCCTAGCTAAAGCAACCTCACCCAATGAGTACTTCTCATGAGCCCGTCTGCAGTCATCACATTCTGTAACATGTTTATCATTTTGTTTACTGCCTATTTCCTAAAGGTTGGTGATGGCAGGGATAATGTCTATATTATTCTCTGCTATAACTCTGGTGTCTGGCATAAAACAGGTGTTCAACAGACACTTGaaagaacaaattaaaagaattttaaaaaacaaacccaggCTCCTGACTTACAGTGATCAGCAACATACCACATGATTCACTACAGCA comes from the Macaca mulatta isolate MMU2019108-1 chromosome 11, T2T-MMU8v2.0, whole genome shotgun sequence genome and includes:
- the GPN3 gene encoding GPN-loop GTPase 3 isoform X2 produces the protein MLPKTRGAFHFSIPDPQHICKSRGSPYRSKVCTQTTDRSTRLKDAELYLLSVITQSTYCATMVQHCEALNRSVQVINLDPAAEHFNYSVMADIRELIEVDDVMEDDSLRFGPNGGLVFCMEYFANNFDWLENCLGHVEDDYILFDCPGQIELYTHLPVMKQLVQQLEQWEFRVCGVFLVDSQFMVESFKFISGILAALSAMISLEIPQVNIMTKMDLLSKKAKKEIEKFLDPDMYSLLEDSTSDLRSKKFKKMTKAICGLIDDYSMVRFLPYDQSDEESMNIVLQHIDFAIQYGEDLEFKEPKEREDESSSMFDEYFQECQDE
- the GPN3 gene encoding GPN-loop GTPase 3 isoform X3, which encodes MVQHCEALNRSVQVINLDPAAEHFNYSVMADIRELIEVDDVMEDDSLRFGPNGGLVFCMEYFANNFDWLENCLGHVEDDYILFDCPGQIELYTHLPVMKQLVQQLEQWEFRVCGVFLVDSQFMVESFKFISGILAALSAMISLEIPQVNIMTKMDLLSKKAKKEIEKFLDPDMYSLLEDSTSDLRSKKFKKMTKAICGLIDDYSMVRFLPYDQSDEESMNIVLQHIDFAIQYGEDLEFKEPKEREDESSSMFDEYFQECQDE
- the GPN3 gene encoding GPN-loop GTPase 3 isoform X1, producing the protein MPRYAQLVMGPAGSGKSTYCATMVQHCEALNRSVQVINLDPAAEHFNYSVMADIRELIEVDDVMEDDSLRFGPNGGLVFCMEYFANNFDWLENCLGHVEDDYILFDCPGQIELYTHLPVMKQLVQQLEQWEFRVCGVFLVDSQFMVESFKFISGILAALSAMISLEIPQVNIMTKMDLLSKKAKKEIEKFLDPDMYSLLEDSTSDLRSKKFKKMTKAICGLIDDYSMVRFLPYDQSDEESMNIVLQHIDFAIQYGEDLEFKEPKEREDESSSMFDEYFQECQDE